The following coding sequences are from one Paenibacillus sp. FSL R5-0912 window:
- a CDS encoding aminotransferase class V-fold PLP-dependent enzyme, which produces MERLVYLDHAATSWPKPPAVAAAMMEALEHSGANAGRGNHSLAIGTGRVLVRARALLAQLFAVSNAQNIAFTHNTTMGLNMAIKGTLQPGDHVISTMTEHNSVRRPLEYLRRTIGVEVDYLQVDGEGQVDLLELQQSFRHNTRMVVCNHSSNLLGSILPLGIIGDMAKSHGAVFLVDAAQSAGSLDINVPAMNIDLLAFPGHKGLLGPQGTGGLYISPYLDLEPLVHGGTGSQSENSDQPMVRPDRYEAGTQNAVGVAGLLAGVKEILAMGTERIHMQEWELTQRLMEGLAFIPGIRILGPGLGIQRSGIVAFVMEGQESADIAHRLDREYNIAVRAGMHCTPLAHKAADTLESGAVRASVGVSSTEEDVNRLLDAMAEMYGAS; this is translated from the coding sequence ATGGAGAGACTGGTATATCTGGATCATGCAGCAACCTCGTGGCCAAAGCCGCCTGCAGTGGCTGCTGCAATGATGGAGGCTCTGGAACATTCAGGGGCAAATGCTGGACGTGGTAACCATTCGCTGGCGATAGGTACAGGCCGCGTGCTGGTGCGGGCACGGGCACTACTTGCTCAACTGTTCGCGGTCTCCAATGCTCAGAATATTGCCTTTACCCATAACACCACCATGGGGCTAAATATGGCTATTAAGGGTACACTTCAACCAGGGGATCATGTGATTTCAACGATGACAGAACATAACTCTGTACGCAGGCCCTTAGAGTATTTGCGCCGGACAATAGGTGTTGAAGTGGATTATTTACAAGTGGATGGTGAGGGGCAGGTTGATCTGCTAGAACTTCAACAATCGTTCCGCCACAATACCAGAATGGTGGTTTGTAATCACAGTTCCAATCTGCTCGGGAGTATACTTCCTCTTGGGATTATCGGCGATATGGCCAAATCACACGGAGCTGTGTTTCTGGTGGATGCTGCTCAGAGTGCGGGCTCACTGGATATAAATGTGCCGGCAATGAATATAGATTTGCTGGCTTTTCCGGGGCATAAGGGGTTGTTAGGACCTCAAGGGACCGGGGGTCTGTATATATCACCATATTTAGATCTGGAGCCTCTGGTGCACGGCGGAACAGGCAGCCAGTCAGAGAATAGTGATCAGCCCATGGTACGGCCTGACCGCTATGAAGCGGGCACTCAGAACGCTGTTGGTGTAGCTGGGCTGCTGGCGGGTGTGAAGGAAATTCTGGCAATGGGAACGGAACGGATTCATATGCAGGAGTGGGAACTGACACAGAGACTGATGGAAGGCTTGGCCTTCATTCCGGGGATTCGGATTCTTGGCCCTGGTCTGGGCATTCAGCGCAGCGGAATTGTCGCGTTTGTAATGGAGGGACAAGAGTCAGCGGATATTGCCCATCGCCTGGACCGTGAATATAACATTGCAGTGCGTGCAGGCATGCACTGTACGCCGCTCGCTCATAAAGCCGCAGATACTTTGGAGA
- a CDS encoding ParB/RepB/Spo0J family partition protein, which produces MSKRLGKGLDALIPSLSINEDDKVVEIPLSQLRANPYQPRKDFNEEAIQELAESIRQHGVIQPIIVRSVLKGYEIIAGERRFRASQYCGKATIPAVVRSLSDQQVMEIALIENLQRENLNAMEIAVAYQGLMDQFALTQEELSLKVGKSRSHIANFLRLLSLPEEVKDYVSRGTISMGHARAIVALKDPETIKQLAGQCVEQQWSVRELEEVVKNLDRKPANGIKAKVVKRDPYIDNVEEVLRERFKTTVKIKQGKEKGKIELNYYSAQDLERLLELLGN; this is translated from the coding sequence ATGAGTAAGCGCTTAGGCAAAGGCTTGGATGCTTTAATACCTTCTTTATCTATTAACGAGGATGATAAGGTTGTAGAGATACCTTTGTCTCAGTTAAGAGCCAATCCGTATCAGCCGCGTAAAGATTTCAACGAAGAGGCTATTCAGGAGCTGGCTGAATCAATCCGACAGCATGGGGTTATTCAGCCAATCATTGTCCGCAGTGTATTGAAGGGGTATGAGATCATTGCCGGTGAACGCCGGTTCCGTGCATCCCAATATTGCGGCAAAGCAACGATCCCTGCGGTGGTCCGCAGCTTGAGCGACCAACAGGTTATGGAGATTGCCCTGATTGAAAACCTGCAGCGTGAGAATCTAAACGCAATGGAAATTGCGGTTGCATATCAAGGGCTAATGGATCAATTCGCTCTTACCCAAGAAGAGCTATCATTAAAGGTGGGGAAGTCCAGATCCCATATTGCCAACTTCTTGCGACTGCTTAGTCTGCCGGAGGAAGTGAAGGATTATGTTTCACGTGGAACAATTTCTATGGGTCATGCCCGGGCAATTGTAGCGCTGAAAGATCCGGAGACGATAAAGCAATTAGCCGGACAGTGTGTGGAACAACAGTGGAGTGTAAGAGAACTGGAAGAGGTAGTGAAAAACCTCGACCGCAAACCCGCTAATGGAATCAAAGCTAAGGTGGTCAAACGCGATCCTTATATTGATAACGTTGAAGAAGTGTTGCGGGAACGGTTCAAAACAACTGTTAAGATTAAGCAAGGTAAGGAAAAAGGCAAAATAGAATTAAATTATTACAGCGCCCAAGACCTGGAAAGACTACTGGAGTTGCTTGGGAACTGA
- a CDS encoding ParA family protein produces MSKIIAIANQKGGVGKTTTSVNLGAGMATLGKRVLLVDIDPQGNTTSGVGVNKADVANCIYDILINEANPQETILETQIEGLHIIPATIQLAGAEIELVSTISRELKLKKALNAVKANYDYIIIDCPPSLGILTINSLTAADSVIIPIQCEYYALEGLSQLLNTVRLVQKNLNPHLKIEGVLLTMLDARTNLGIQVIEEVKKYFQEKVYRTIIPRNVRLSEAPSHGQSIITYDSRSKGAEVYLELAKEVISYE; encoded by the coding sequence GTGTCCAAGATTATTGCCATAGCAAATCAAAAAGGCGGGGTCGGTAAAACAACAACCTCTGTAAACCTGGGTGCCGGTATGGCTACTTTAGGGAAAAGAGTGCTGCTTGTTGATATTGATCCGCAAGGCAACACTACGAGCGGCGTTGGCGTCAACAAAGCGGATGTAGCAAATTGCATTTATGATATTCTTATTAATGAAGCAAACCCGCAGGAAACTATATTGGAGACCCAAATCGAGGGCCTTCATATCATACCGGCGACTATTCAATTAGCGGGTGCGGAAATTGAATTAGTCTCTACCATATCCAGAGAACTAAAGCTGAAGAAGGCTCTAAATGCGGTCAAGGCGAATTATGATTACATCATCATCGATTGCCCTCCATCATTGGGCATTCTTACCATTAACTCTCTGACAGCAGCGGATTCAGTCATTATACCGATTCAATGTGAATACTACGCACTTGAAGGGCTAAGCCAACTGCTTAACACCGTAAGACTGGTGCAGAAGAATCTTAACCCTCACCTTAAGATAGAGGGGGTACTGCTCACTATGCTTGATGCCCGGACCAATCTGGGGATTCAAGTGATTGAAGAAGTGAAAAAATACTTCCAGGAGAAGGTATATAGAACCATTATTCCGCGTAATGTCCGTCTGAGTGAAGCTCCTTCACACGGACAATCTATTATTACTTATGATTCCCGTTCTAAAGGAGCGGAAGTGTATTTAGAGTTGGCAAAGGAAGTGATTTCTTATGAGTAA
- the noc gene encoding nucleoid occlusion protein produces MKEQFTKLFGFTERSSGEEIKQIPVHEVISSPYQPRTIFDDDKIDELCQTIKTHGVIQPIVVRMRDSQYEIIAGERRWRAVKKLGMETIPALVREFNDSQAASIALIENLQREGLTSIEEAIAYQKLIDLHQLTQESLAQRLGKSQSTIANKIRLLNLPEAVKVALMERKITERHARSLLSLDSEEMQMKVLAEIISKELNVKQTEARIAFYKAVTQTKKSKRVSYTKDVRLALNTIRQSIDMVSGSGMEIKTSENDRGDHYEIVIQIPKR; encoded by the coding sequence ATGAAAGAACAATTCACCAAGCTTTTTGGATTTACCGAGCGGAGCAGCGGAGAAGAGATCAAACAAATCCCGGTTCATGAGGTCATCAGCAGTCCATATCAACCACGGACGATTTTTGATGATGACAAGATAGATGAGTTATGCCAGACTATCAAAACTCATGGAGTTATCCAGCCGATCGTTGTGCGTATGCGTGATTCCCAGTATGAAATCATTGCCGGTGAAAGACGCTGGCGGGCGGTCAAAAAGCTGGGCATGGAGACTATTCCAGCTCTTGTGCGCGAATTCAATGATTCACAAGCAGCTTCAATTGCACTGATAGAGAACTTACAGCGTGAGGGTCTTACTTCTATTGAAGAGGCAATCGCCTATCAGAAGCTGATTGATCTGCATCAACTGACGCAAGAGAGTCTGGCTCAAAGGCTTGGTAAAAGCCAGTCAACGATTGCCAACAAAATCCGCTTGCTGAATTTACCGGAGGCAGTCAAAGTTGCACTGATGGAAAGAAAGATCACTGAGCGTCATGCGCGTTCGCTTTTGTCTCTGGACAGTGAAGAGATGCAGATGAAGGTGCTGGCTGAGATTATCTCCAAAGAGCTCAATGTGAAGCAAACAGAAGCACGTATTGCATTCTATAAAGCTGTTACACAGACTAAGAAATCAAAACGGGTATCCTATACAAAAGATGTTCGTCTCGCCCTTAATACAATTCGCCAATCCATAGACATGGTGTCCGGTTCGGGGATGGAAATCAAGACCTCTGAGAATGACCGTGGCGATCATTATGAGATTGTTATTCAAATCCCAAAAAGATAA
- the rsmG gene encoding 16S rRNA (guanine(527)-N(7))-methyltransferase RsmG, with protein sequence MDNTAAQFTALLKERGLQLSTKQLEQFELYFQELISWNEKMNLTGITERSQVYTKHFYDSLSLAFYLNMNETKSLADIGSGAGFPGIPLKICFPHLKLTIVDSLSKRISFLQHVCDTLGLTGVQLIHGRAEDVARQFVHRDAYDVVTARAVARLSLLNEFCLPFTRKDGIFAAMKGSDPAEELAEAKRSFKELRAELQKVESFSLPVEESARHIILVRKTGATPAKYPRKPGVPAKSPLV encoded by the coding sequence ATGGATAATACGGCAGCCCAGTTCACCGCTCTGCTCAAGGAGCGCGGACTACAGCTCTCAACGAAGCAATTAGAACAATTCGAACTATACTTCCAGGAATTGATTTCCTGGAATGAGAAGATGAACCTTACAGGTATTACGGAAAGAAGTCAGGTGTATACGAAGCATTTCTACGACTCTCTATCTCTGGCCTTCTATCTGAATATGAACGAAACCAAGAGTCTCGCCGATATTGGCTCAGGAGCAGGTTTCCCTGGAATTCCGCTGAAGATTTGTTTCCCGCATCTGAAGCTGACGATTGTAGACTCACTCAGCAAACGGATATCCTTTCTGCAGCATGTATGTGATACCCTGGGCCTGACGGGCGTACAACTGATCCACGGACGTGCCGAGGATGTCGCCAGACAGTTTGTCCACCGTGATGCTTATGATGTGGTGACTGCCCGTGCAGTTGCCCGCCTATCTCTTTTGAATGAGTTTTGTCTTCCGTTCACACGTAAGGATGGAATCTTCGCCGCAATGAAGGGAAGCGACCCGGCTGAGGAATTGGCAGAAGCCAAACGCAGCTTCAAGGAACTTCGCGCTGAGCTGCAGAAGGTGGAATCCTTCAGCTTGCCTGTTGAAGAATCCGCCCGGCATATTATTCTCGTACGTAAGACCGGGGCAACACCAGCGAAGTATCCGCGTAAGCCAGGCGTACCAGCTAAGTCGCCTCTTGTATAA
- the mnmG gene encoding tRNA uridine-5-carboxymethylaminomethyl(34) synthesis enzyme MnmG codes for MNYDGGSYDVVVIGAGHAGCEAALAAARMGCRTLMITINLDMVAFMPCNPSIGGPAKGHVVREIDALGGEMGRNIDKTFIQLRMLNTGKGPAVHALRAQADKFLYQHAMKETMEKTPNLTLRQGMVEELIVEDGRCAGVITKTGTVYHSKTVILTTGTYLRGKVIMGELTYESGPNNQQPSVRLSENLRELGFDLVRFKTGTPPRVHKDTIDFSKTEIQPGDDKPKFFSFETKSSDNEQLPCWLTYTSPVTHQIINDNLHRAPMFTGIIEGTGPRYCPSIEDKVVRFSDKSQHQIFLEPEGKNTSEYYVQGLSTSLPEDVQLAVLRSIPGMEKVEMMRNGYAIEYDAMVPTQLWPSLETKRLPGLFTAGQINGTSGYEEAAGQGVIAGINAARKVQEKEPVVLDRSQGYIGVLIDDLVTKGTNEPYRLLTSRAEYRLLLRHDNADLRLTPIGYEIGLIPEQRYEAFLDKKGRVDREIIRLQETKVKPVQVNEALAGYDSAPIVDGSNLLTLMRRPELAYSFVDMISPAPEEMDEDMKEQVEIQIKYAGYIEKQLQHVEKLQKMEKKKIPEDINYNEIHGLAMEARQKLTKIVPISIGQASRIGGVTPADISILLVHLEHYNRVTAAKG; via the coding sequence ATGAATTATGATGGAGGCAGCTATGACGTTGTCGTCATTGGCGCCGGACATGCCGGCTGTGAGGCGGCTCTGGCTGCTGCACGGATGGGCTGCCGCACACTGATGATCACGATTAACCTGGATATGGTGGCCTTTATGCCATGTAATCCATCCATTGGCGGACCAGCCAAGGGCCATGTAGTGCGTGAAATTGATGCGCTGGGCGGGGAAATGGGCCGCAATATAGATAAGACTTTCATTCAGCTGCGGATGCTTAATACCGGGAAAGGACCTGCTGTCCATGCACTTCGTGCACAGGCGGACAAGTTCCTCTATCAGCATGCGATGAAGGAAACGATGGAAAAGACACCTAACCTGACCCTGCGCCAAGGCATGGTAGAAGAACTGATTGTTGAGGACGGCCGCTGCGCCGGGGTCATTACGAAGACCGGAACCGTATATCACAGCAAAACTGTTATTCTGACGACCGGAACCTATCTGCGCGGCAAAGTGATTATGGGTGAACTGACTTATGAGAGCGGACCAAACAATCAGCAGCCATCCGTACGGTTGTCGGAGAATTTGCGTGAGCTTGGATTCGATCTTGTCCGCTTTAAGACAGGTACTCCGCCGCGTGTGCACAAGGATACGATTGATTTCTCCAAGACAGAAATTCAGCCGGGTGATGATAAGCCGAAATTTTTCTCTTTTGAAACCAAGTCATCAGATAATGAACAGCTGCCTTGCTGGCTGACTTACACTTCACCGGTCACACATCAGATTATTAATGACAACCTGCACCGGGCACCGATGTTTACCGGAATTATTGAAGGAACAGGTCCTCGCTATTGTCCATCGATCGAAGATAAGGTCGTGCGGTTCAGCGATAAATCACAGCATCAAATCTTCCTTGAGCCTGAAGGAAAAAACACATCGGAATACTATGTACAAGGTCTGTCTACAAGCCTCCCTGAGGATGTACAACTGGCAGTGCTGCGTTCCATTCCCGGCATGGAAAAGGTTGAAATGATGCGTAACGGCTATGCTATTGAATATGATGCGATGGTTCCAACACAGCTCTGGCCTTCCCTTGAAACCAAACGGTTACCGGGACTGTTCACAGCCGGACAAATCAATGGTACCTCCGGTTATGAGGAAGCTGCGGGGCAGGGTGTAATTGCAGGCATTAACGCAGCGCGTAAAGTACAGGAAAAGGAGCCGGTGGTGCTTGACCGGTCCCAGGGTTATATCGGTGTGCTGATTGATGATCTGGTCACCAAGGGAACCAATGAACCTTATCGTCTGCTGACTTCGCGTGCGGAATACCGGCTGCTGCTCCGTCATGATAATGCGGATCTGCGCCTGACTCCAATCGGTTATGAGATCGGACTTATTCCAGAGCAACGATACGAGGCATTCCTTGATAAAAAGGGACGGGTGGACCGTGAAATCATCCGCCTGCAGGAAACGAAGGTTAAACCTGTTCAAGTAAATGAAGCTCTTGCCGGGTATGACTCTGCACCGATTGTTGACGGAAGCAATCTGCTGACCTTAATGCGCCGTCCGGAGCTTGCCTACAGCTTCGTAGATATGATATCGCCTGCCCCAGAAGAAATGGACGAAGATATGAAGGAGCAGGTTGAGATTCAGATAAAGTATGCCGGATATATTGAGAAACAGCTCCAGCATGTTGAGAAGCTGCAGAAGATGGAGAAGAAGAAGATCCCTGAAGATATCAACTACAATGAGATTCATGGACTTGCGATGGAAGCCCGGCAAAAGCTGACCAAAATCGTACCCATCTCCATTGGCCAGGCTTCACGCATCGGAGGAGTAACACCGGCGGATATCTCGATTTTGCTGGTGCATTTGGAGCATTATAACCGTGTGACAGCGGCGAAAGGATAA
- the mnmE gene encoding tRNA uridine-5-carboxymethylaminomethyl(34) synthesis GTPase MnmE: protein MLSDTIAAVSTALGEGGIAIIRVSGPQAISQVAPLFKSRIPLTEAESHTVHYGHIVSPLDGERMEEVLVTVMKGPRSFTTEDVVEISAHGGVISVRRVMDLLLQQDIRLAEPGEFTKRAFLGGRIDLSQAEAVIDLIRSKSDRAFSVALKQVSGSLSARIHELRHTLIEMLAHIEVNIDYPEHDVESLTADFIKDKSQEVMEGINKLLRTANEGKILREGITTAIVGRPNVGKSSLLNALARDNKAIVTDIPGTTRDVIEEYVTINNIPLKLLDTAGIRETMDVVERIGVERSKAAFSDADLILLVLNANDELHEDELALMEQIHGRQALVIMNKMDLPSRLDTDKLSSFFDESSIVPMSVLEEEGLDKLEEAISALFFGGKLESGDLTYVSNVRHIALLKKAHRSLQDAYEAAEMLIPIDMIQIDVRLAWEQLGEIIGDTAADSLLDQIFSQFCLGK from the coding sequence ATGCTTAGTGACACTATTGCTGCTGTATCGACGGCTCTGGGCGAGGGCGGAATTGCCATCATCCGGGTTAGCGGACCGCAGGCTATCAGCCAGGTTGCTCCATTGTTCAAAAGCCGTATCCCCCTTACGGAAGCTGAATCCCATACTGTACATTATGGACATATTGTAAGTCCGCTGGATGGGGAGCGGATGGAAGAAGTGCTGGTTACGGTCATGAAGGGACCGCGTTCTTTTACAACGGAAGATGTAGTGGAAATCAGTGCCCATGGCGGCGTAATCTCTGTAAGAAGAGTGATGGACCTGCTGCTGCAGCAGGATATCCGGCTGGCTGAGCCGGGGGAATTCACCAAACGTGCTTTTCTGGGCGGACGGATTGATCTTTCGCAGGCAGAGGCTGTTATCGACCTGATTCGTTCCAAATCGGACCGGGCCTTCTCGGTTGCGCTTAAGCAGGTTAGCGGTTCTCTATCCGCACGGATTCATGAGCTTCGGCACACTCTTATTGAGATGCTGGCTCATATTGAAGTGAACATTGATTATCCGGAACATGATGTGGAGTCCTTAACTGCCGATTTCATTAAGGACAAGAGCCAAGAGGTTATGGAAGGCATTAACAAGCTGCTTCGTACAGCTAATGAAGGAAAGATTCTGCGCGAAGGGATCACAACAGCAATTGTGGGCCGGCCTAATGTCGGCAAGTCCTCCCTGCTTAACGCGCTTGCCCGCGACAACAAGGCGATTGTAACCGATATTCCGGGAACAACGCGTGATGTAATAGAAGAGTATGTTACGATTAATAATATCCCGCTGAAGCTGCTGGACACTGCCGGTATCCGTGAAACGATGGATGTGGTAGAAAGAATCGGTGTGGAACGTTCGAAGGCGGCTTTTAGCGATGCGGATCTGATTCTGCTGGTGCTGAACGCCAACGATGAGCTCCATGAGGATGAATTGGCACTGATGGAACAAATCCACGGTAGACAAGCCTTGGTCATCATGAATAAAATGGACTTACCGTCCCGTCTGGATACGGATAAGCTGAGCTCCTTTTTTGACGAATCGAGCATTGTACCGATGTCTGTGCTGGAAGAGGAAGGACTGGATAAACTGGAAGAGGCGATCTCGGCACTCTTTTTCGGAGGCAAGCTGGAATCAGGTGATTTAACCTATGTAAGTAATGTAAGACATATAGCATTGCTCAAGAAGGCACACAGATCACTGCAGGATGCCTACGAAGCGGCGGAGATGCTTATTCCTATAGATATGATACAGATCGATGTACGCCTTGCCTGGGAGCAGCTCGGTGAGATCATTGGAGATACGGCTGCGGATTCTCTGCTGGATCAGATTTTCTCGCAGTTCTGCTTAGGTAAATAA
- the jag gene encoding RNA-binding cell elongation regulator Jag/EloR, with the protein MSKVVATGKTIEEAVERGLNQLGVQKDRVTVNVLEQPSKGFLGLIGAKGAKVELTLISEAAPASAASAPLLSQQSTRESKPEAISGVPRQDSGQPVEEAYGQAVHFIVDVAKSMGLEVEVEIVHTKESTVLQISGPDLGLLIGRRGQTLDALQYLANIVANRYSDSFIRLVLDAENFRERRKKTLEELADRLAGRVVRTRKEVVLEPMSPQERKIIHSRLQDHRQVNTLSKGEEPNRRVVITLK; encoded by the coding sequence ATGAGCAAAGTCGTCGCGACAGGGAAAACCATTGAAGAAGCTGTAGAACGGGGACTTAACCAGCTTGGAGTTCAGAAGGACCGGGTAACGGTCAACGTACTTGAACAGCCGTCAAAAGGATTCCTTGGATTGATCGGTGCAAAGGGAGCCAAGGTAGAATTAACCTTGATCTCTGAAGCCGCACCGGCATCAGCGGCGAGTGCTCCGCTACTGTCTCAGCAGTCAACAAGAGAGAGCAAACCAGAGGCGATCAGCGGCGTACCACGCCAGGATTCCGGACAACCGGTGGAGGAAGCTTACGGGCAGGCCGTTCATTTCATTGTGGATGTCGCCAAGAGCATGGGGCTCGAGGTGGAAGTTGAAATCGTTCATACCAAAGAATCAACTGTTCTGCAAATATCCGGCCCGGATCTCGGGCTGCTGATCGGCAGAAGAGGACAAACTCTCGATGCTCTGCAGTATTTGGCTAATATTGTTGCCAACCGCTATTCCGACAGCTTCATCCGCCTTGTGCTGGATGCGGAGAACTTCCGTGAACGCCGCAAGAAGACGCTTGAGGAATTGGCGGATCGGCTGGCGGGACGTGTAGTTCGGACCCGTAAAGAGGTTGTCCTGGAACCCATGTCCCCGCAGGAACGCAAGATTATTCATTCCAGATTACAAGATCACCGGCAGGTAAACACGCTTAGCAAGGGTGAAGAACCGAACCGCCGCGTCGTTATAACTTTGAAGTAG